One Lampris incognitus isolate fLamInc1 chromosome 18, fLamInc1.hap2, whole genome shotgun sequence genomic region harbors:
- the LOC130129025 gene encoding transcription termination factor 1, mitochondrial, whose translation MAAVPVVRTLFSLRQSLPLKCSPCLRLVQVTCYCRPRGISLRGFCTVTPKINEPNKSVPGTENKSLLESLCLMGVDVKMARQRQPGVLRKTLTNERGVGQFLQSKGASPKVIASIISRFPRSITRSVNHLEQRWELWRNIFESDEEIVSILDRSPESFFRSSDNENLEQNIFFLISIGIDKKSIHRLVTRAPRTFSNSVELNKQMVWFLQDVCAKLGGENPEQFAKTIVTKNVYILIRSIKRVQKNIDFLKYLLKLSDSELSSFLQGPGADILDLSNEYLKNNFKNLEQKMALFGCCKADIRKLIVTYPIVLYIGSVTLNAKLDCLLNGGITIKQIVEKPKILDYSTRNITGRLQELERVGYDFKKNGINILNTSQKRFDANMGKLVSVVH comes from the coding sequence ATGGCCGCGGTTCCTGTTGTCAGAACTCTTTTCAGTCTCCGCCAGTCACTGCCGTTGAAATGCAGCCCGTGCCTCCGTCTGGTACAAGTGACCTGTTACTGCCGTCCAAGGGGTATTAGTCTCAGGGGTTTTTGCACTGTTACCCCAAAAATCAACGAGCCCAACAAGTCTGTGCCGGGCACAGAGAATAAATCTCTGCTCGAGAGCCTTTGTCTCATGGGGGTGGATGTAAAGATGGCACGCCAGCGCCAACCCGGGGTGCTGCGAAAAACCCTCACAAATGAGCGAGGCGTTGGACAGTTTCTGCAGAGCAAAGGCGCCAGCCCAAAAGTGATTGCCAGCATCATATCTCGCTTTCCCCGCTCCATCACCCGCTCGGTCAACCACTTGGAACAGCGCTGGGAGCTGTGGAGAAACATTTTCGAGAGTGACGAGGAGATTGTGAGCATCCTGGACCGCTCACCTGAGTCTTTCTTTCGCTCCAGTGACAATGAAAACTTGGAACAAAACATCTTTTTCCTGATCTCAATAGGAATTGACAAAAAGAGCATCCACCGGCTGGTGACTAGAGCGCCACGGACCTTCTCTAATAGTGTAGAGCTTAATAAACAGATGGTGTGGTTTCTGCAGGATGTCTGTGCAAAACTTGGTGGAGAGAATCCGGAGCAGTTCGCCAAAACCATCgtaacaaaaaatgtctacatttTAATTCGAAGCATCAAGAGAGTCCAGAAAAACATTGACTTCTTGAAATATTTACTCAAGCTGAGTGATTCTGAACTCTCATCTTTTCTTCAAGGCCCAGGGGCAGATATCCTGGACCTTTCCAATGAGTATCTCAAAAACAACTTCAAAAACCTTGAACAGAAGATGGCTCTCTTTGGTTGTTGTAAAGCCGACATAAGAAAACTCATAGTCACCTATCCTATCGTGCTGTATATCGGGTCAGTGACACTGAATGCCAAATTGGATTGCCTGCTAAATGGaggaataacaataaagcaaatagTGGAAAAACCTAAGATTCTGGATTACAGCACACGGAATATTACAGGGCGTCTACAAGAGTTGGAGAGGGTGGGATATGACTTTAAAAAGAATGGCATCAATATCTTGAACACTAGTCAAAAGCGGTTTGATGCAAATATGGGAAAACTTGTCTCTGTAGTTCACTGA